The Phormidium yuhuli AB48 DNA window TCCAACTGCCCGCCTTCTCCTGTGCTACCTTATCCCGAGAGGAGGTTATCTCTACCACCACCTGTCGGGTTTGGTTAGAGGCCCCTTGGGGATATAAGGCCATGTTTCATCCCAACACCCCGACCGAACTCTTAGGATTTCTTGGTATTGTGGGGTTAGTGGCCTATGTTCTCTGTTTGCTCTATTTCGCCTTCGTGCGTTTGGCAAAACAGGGTCGCTCAGCAATGGGATAATGAGTTATGAGTGCGATCGCCCGGTTAGAACAATACACCATCAAACGGCCCGACGAAGTGTTACGAGTCTTGGCAAGTTGGGACGATGAAACCGATGAAATCCTGATTTTCAAGGGGTTTTCCAGTTCCCTGATGCGCCCAACGGCCAGTGACCCGGACGTGCCGATTATACCGGAACAGGCCCGATTGGATCAGATTGATCGCCTCCATAGCCCCTATCTCCCGGATGAGCCTCGCTATATTGAACAGGGGCTAACCTGGGAGACGATGCAACCCTATCTACAAGAGCTGGGGGTCTAGCTTCAGACTTAGGAAAAAACGACAGTGCGGTTGTTATAGGCTAACACCCGATGCTGGAGGTGCGATCGCACGGCCCGGGCCAAAACCATCCGTTCTAAGTCTTTCCCTTTACGGATTAAGTCAGCCGTCAAGTCACGGTGACTGACTCGGGCCACATCTTGCTCAATAATCGGCCCCTCATCCAGGTCAGGGGTGACATAATGGGCCGTAGCCCCAATAATCTTCACCCCCCGTTCATAGGCCCGATGATAGGGGCGGGCCCCCGGAAAGGCGGGTAAAAAGGAATGGTGAATGTTGATGATTTTGGGGAATTGGGCAATAAATTCCGGACTCACCACCTGCATATATTTGGCCAACACCACTACGTCAATCTCATACTGACGTAGCAGTTCCAATTGTTGGGCTTCTGCCTCAGCTTTAGTTGCTTTTGTGACCGGAATATGGTAAAAATCAATGCCAAATTGTTGGGCGATCGCCCCTAAATCGGGATGATTACTCATAATCAGAGGAATCTCCGCCGGGAGTTCTTTGGCTTGTTGTCGCCACAGCAAATCCAGTAAACAATGGTCCTGTTTCGTCACCCAAATTGCTAAGCGTTGACGTTCATCGGAAAAATGCAATTCCCAACTCGCATTCAGGGGTTTACCCACCGCCGCAAAGGCGCGATCGATGATATCACGGGGCAAATTAAACCCATCTAATTGCCATTCAATGCGACTTAAAAACAAGTCTGCACTAAAATCTGTATGGTGGTCAGCATGAATAATGTTACCACCATTGGCATAAATAAAGTTGGCAATTTTGGCAACTAATCCCTGTTGATCAGGGCATGATAACAGTAACGTTGCAGTGGCTCCGGTCATTACAATGTTAATCTAAAATAGCGTTGAGAAGAACATCAGACAAAGATTTACCCGCCATATCTTCTAGGGTAATCGTATCGACAATATCAAAGGCTGCCCCCGCATCCGTCAGTTGGTCATCAAGGGCCTTGAGAAATTCACGAACTTTGGGGTCAGTCCCAACTTGAATAAAGGAAATTCCCAATTCTTCATCGCGGTCAATTTTTCGAGAGGCTTCAATGAGGAGTTTAATCACATCTTTGCGATTATCCGGTTCCCCATCGGTAATCACCAGCATAATCTCCCCATTAGGTTGACTGGTTCCGGCAGCTTTGCGGTCAAAATAGTTATTTAGAGCATCCTCTAACACGTCGGCTAAGGCTGTTTTGCCGACGGGATTGTTATCTTCAAAAATTTGTCGAACTTTGTCCGCGTTGACATTGTCGTAGCGACGAAAGCGACTGGAAAACAGATAGACGGTAATTCCATCGGGGTCATATTCATCGCACTTTTCCGCGAGGGCGATCGCCGAATTTTTGACGACGTCCCAACGGCTTTTTCCGCCGGCTTGGTCTTGTTCAGACATACTACCGCTGCGGTCAACAATTAACGTATAGTCACGATTTTCTAACATATGCTTGAGCCAAGAGGGTTAGAGGAATGGACAAGGGGTTACGGACAATGCAGCCGTATTTTAACATCGTCTTTGGGAGGATGCGGTACAACTGGGGAATTTTTCTCTTATCGCCCCAAAATTGTCCTCATCTAGCGTTCAATATCACTCGATGGCTGATGGGAGGAATAGCGAGAATCCGGAGTTCCGTCAGCCTTGGGATTGGGGGCGATCGCCTCCGGGTTGGAGGGACGTAGGAGTTCCCGAATCAGGGGATTCCCCGTCACCAGGCCCTTACTCCCCGCGAACCCTAAAATACGAGATTTCGAGAGTCCCCATTCCTGTCGTTGCTTCAACACCTGCAACAACGCCAAGAGAGGGGCGATCGCCTCCACTGACAGATCCAGCCAACCCCCCCCAGTTGTCTCCAAACGTTCCAGCCAGTCGCGGGCCTTCCACGTCGGGGGAATTTCGCAGCTAAAGGGCCGCAACAGGAAGCCACGGGTTAAACCAAACTCCTCAAAATCACAGAGAGTTCTCAGGCGATTTCCCACCCGTTGGCCCC harbors:
- a CDS encoding DUF7734 family protein, which translates into the protein MSAIARLEQYTIKRPDEVLRVLASWDDETDEILIFKGFSSSLMRPTASDPDVPIIPEQARLDQIDRLHSPYLPDEPRYIEQGLTWETMQPYLQELGV
- a CDS encoding VWA domain-containing protein yields the protein MLENRDYTLIVDRSGSMSEQDQAGGKSRWDVVKNSAIALAEKCDEYDPDGITVYLFSSRFRRYDNVNADKVRQIFEDNNPVGKTALADVLEDALNNYFDRKAAGTSQPNGEIMLVITDGEPDNRKDVIKLLIEASRKIDRDEELGISFIQVGTDPKVREFLKALDDQLTDAGAAFDIVDTITLEDMAGKSLSDVLLNAILD
- the purU gene encoding formyltetrahydrofolate deformylase, which gives rise to MTGATATLLLSCPDQQGLVAKIANFIYANGGNIIHADHHTDFSADLFLSRIEWQLDGFNLPRDIIDRAFAAVGKPLNASWELHFSDERQRLAIWVTKQDHCLLDLLWRQQAKELPAEIPLIMSNHPDLGAIAQQFGIDFYHIPVTKATKAEAEAQQLELLRQYEIDVVVLAKYMQVVSPEFIAQFPKIINIHHSFLPAFPGARPYHRAYERGVKIIGATAHYVTPDLDEGPIIEQDVARVSHRDLTADLIRKGKDLERMVLARAVRSHLQHRVLAYNNRTVVFS